The Prionailurus bengalensis isolate Pbe53 chromosome C2, Fcat_Pben_1.1_paternal_pri, whole genome shotgun sequence DNA segment GGTCCAAGGACACAAAGTTCGAAGTGTGGGTACCTGTCATTTTGGTTGAGGCACCATGACTAAATACAGTGGTCTTCAGCTCCAGAGCATCATAAATATTACCTCACTAAAATCAGTAAAGCAGTGAAGGTCACAACAAACACTAGTTatcataatggctaacatttatggaACTAGTGGGCCCATGATGAGAATTTTGGTTGTGTTATCTGATTTAATACAATAAACCTACAATGTAAGGAccattattgttcccattttatagatcaggaaactgaggcactgagaggcGTCATTTGCCAAGGTGACATAGCCATTCAATAATAGAATCCAGACTCAAATGCAATTCTGATTCCGGAGCTCGCACCCTAATACACAAGTTAAAACAAATCAGACCCACAGGCACTAACCCTCCTTCCAGGTTCAAATACTTTCCTAAAAGGACAGAAGGGCTCCTGACCCTGGGCATGCTCAGGAGAATGTCACCCTCTGTATAAACTGTTGTGGAACAAAGCTGAGAACAGCTGATCTGGAGAGATGAACCACATACTTTggttcttgccctctctctgcacaAAAAGAGGTATCTGAACCTAAGCAAGACCCTTAACATCTGCTTCAAGCTCctgctctgtaaaatgggaataactcAGCAGGAGCCATTTAACACAAGGTTGGTGAGAGGATAAGACCAAAAGAGAACATTCATGAAGCATTCCTCAGTGTTCAAATGCTATAGTGTCGGTTGACAAATATTTACGTACTGTAATTTAGAGTTTCAAAGGCCTCTCTACATACAGTAAATCAGAAATCACTTTCAAACCACCCATTTACTCAACATAAAACAGAAACCTAGAATTACCGACAGGGCATGACGTATACGTATTATGATGGGCTTAAATTACATGCTGATTTCTGCCCAACCCCATGTAACTCAGCAGGGGCTAGGCATTCCTGCACCCGTGCTTTCTGATGTGCAGCTCAGCAGATGAGGGCTGTGGGGTGGCCCTTCTTGGGTAACATCTTGATGATGGCCCTGAGCATTTGTGAGACTGTCTCCAGAGGAGGCTCTAGGGTGCTTGCTGCATCAGTTCTCCCACAGGCTGATCCatagcactttacagtttataaaaacATTCAGTTTGCACAAgaccttgtttctttttttttgagagagacagagagagagagagagagagagagacagagagacagagagacagagagagaaaatgaatgggggaggggcagagagagggagacagaatcccaagtaggctctacactgtcagcacagggcccaaggaggggcttaaactcacaaactgtgagaccatgacctgagctgaaatcaagagtcagaaccttaactgactgagccatccaagcgtgCGCAAGACCTTGTTTCAATTAATCCTTCCAACTACCCAAAGAAGCAGGCAGGACAAAGTGCAGTAAGCCCACTTAAGGATAATTTACCCAGGAGAGGTCGACTTATCCAAGATGCCACCGGTGGAAGAGCTGGACTAACCCCAGTGCATGACTTTCCACTAAACTGTGTTTTGGGATTTCTTAACGATTCATTGAGCACCTAGCACATCAGCCACTGTGCCAGGTACACCTACTCATCGGCTTGGCCTCTGGAGAGGAGCTTGTTCAaactttccccctcccccgcgccATGCAACTAGTGAGTTTTAAGCATTGGAATTAAGAACCTGACTATTCAGTATGTCACACAGTAGAGCTAAGTGGCAGCACTGTAGCAGTTAGAGATATAGAGCCAGCCTGGCCTGAATCCCAGCCCAGACACCCACGGTCAActgtttccttatctctaaaacgGGGATAACAACTGTGCCAGTTCATAGGGTTTCGAGGACTGATTTAGTGCAGGTGTAGCACTTACAACGGTGCCTGCTACATAAGAccccaataaatattaactgttgCTTCCTTAGCATTGTGTTGAAAGGAGGAACAAGGGAAGGTTTAAAAACAAGTATCTCTTTAACCTCTTAGAGTCTCAAAgttctcatttcatttcacttatttcaaGGCTCAGGCCCCGAAAAAGGAGCCCTCCTTCATTTGGGCAGAGCTCCAAACCCCTTGCTAAGTCAGCATACCACCATCCCTGGTCTaacctctgcctccatcatctCAACTCCACGTCCTTAGGGCTGGATTTGGGTCATGGCCTCCCTGTTGGTCTTCTTGCCTCTGCTCTCTCCTCCATCATTCTCTACTTTTTCTCAATTTTCCCCAAATAGTCACTTAACAAGCATTTTAACTGAGCATCTATTAACTGGGAGGCACTGTAGTGGATGCTGTGATGGGCTACCCAGATCCCCCTTTAGGAGTGAAGAACTTGCCCCAGCTGCTGCGTATTGACGGCAGAAAGCCCTCACTTGTCAGCCCCTGAGGATTGCCTCAGCTGAAGAAAACCTTTCTGAAGGTCACGCCTCGTTCTGGTAGCAGCTGGCACCTAAAGACTAATCACTCAGCAGAATAAAGGGCTGAACCCATTGCCTCAGCTTAGACCAACTCTGCAGGGCTATCCCAGCTCCAGAATGTGGGCTTGGCTGAGCCTTTCCTGGGCCTGCATCACTGCTCGGCTTCTCCCTCTGCTCAACTGATCTCAAGCTGCTTTCCAGGGAAGCAAACCTGTGACAGGCACAGGAGATGCAAAGATGAGCAAGCCGTGGCCTGGCCTTCAAGGATATCAAGGCAAACCAGAACTACGATCTTATCGGCATACAGCTTATAATGGGGGAAGCACACAGTGCCAATGAAGCCCACTTGGAAGAGGGCAGGGTTGAAGCAGAGTCCATCACCCCAGGTTTGAAAAACCCTCCCAGCCCTTCAGTCATCCAGTCTGTGGGCTCCCGCTGATGCAGTGACAGTGCTCTGATGCTGGCAGGGGTGTTGTTTGGTTTGCATCTGTGGATGGACCAGACCCAGGCCTGGGGAGCGGTTCCTTGTAAGATGTTCTGTACCCAAAAGACACATCAGGCTGGGGCATGGTCAGGCAGGGTAAATGGTACCTTCTCTCCTATTCTGTGCTAACATTTACCTGGAAAGCTCAGTAAAATGTCTAGCTCTAACAAATCTCAAGACAGCAATATCACATTGGAATAAACGATTCTGTGGCTGGCATCTTTGAGGGTCGTGTAGATTGGTGCAGAGACCCACTGCACCCTTGTCCACCGGTGACCAACCAGGTTGTCTGGGAAGGCACTGGTGAGTATGGTAAGGCCAGCAGAAGCGGGGAGGCCAGCGTTTCAAAGAAGACCTTGCAGACTGAGGTCTTTCAACCCCGCTGGCTCTGGACTGCTTTAAAGGCCTGATGTCGGCGGGGCAGCTCCAGCACCAGTAGCTGTGGGAAGGACCAGCTTTCCAATGGCTGGGGTTAGATAGGGTCTCCAGAGCATGGAAGGGTAGACTGCTGTATTGGGCCGTCTGGAGTGATCAAGGGCAGTCTTTTGGGTCACTTTCCCCTTTGCCCTGTGGAGTGGAGATGGCTGATTTTGCTGCCATTTTCCATCCCTGAAGACCAGAATCTCCTGCCAACTCACCTCCCCTAACTTCCAGAAATTCACCATACACACTTATCCTGGGATCTTTCTCACCTCCTGCAATTCATTCATGCCGTCTTTCTCAAGTCCTGCAGCATAGACTTATATTGTCATATATAAAAGCTCTTCATTCACATTTCTTTCATGGAATCATAAACTGGAAGCCAGTCTGGAGGCCATCTAGTGCTGGCTTCCCCCTCAGAGCCCTTCTCCGTAGCCTGGCAGGGCTGAACAGTCTCTGGGAACTCACTCCCAGAAAGCAGcctatttaaaagttttctttcctttgagccCAAATTGGTCCACCTCTGGAGCCACTCAAGAGAaaaatttcctctttcctcaaataataataatagtctttAAATCATAGACCGCTCACCCAAGAATTGCTTTCTGAGGGCTTATATGTTATGTGCTTGCCATCTaaacctcacaacaaccctataaagAAACCACGTAGGAAGGTGTTCAAAAAGGTTGTGATGTGCTGTGATTACCCAGCTAATACTAGTGGCCCCTTCTACTACTGGGGATGGAGCTGGGACTTGACTTCAGGCCCTACTCCAATGCCTTTGCTCTTTGTACACAAAGTCACATCCAAAGAAGCAGACTCTGTGTCACAGAACCCTTCAGTTGTACTCTCACCGACTGAGAAATTGAGGACTCCTACAGGGATTCACAAATTAGTGAGGGGTGAAGGGGCTGAGAGCCTGGCCAAAAAGGCAGGCACAGAAACTACACCACACGGCCCCCAAACTGGCACACCTGCAGGCCTGAGGGTGAGGAGTGTGGGGGGGGACCATGAGAAGACCCTCGTGACTTCAATGGTACACAGAAGTGGCTGGAACACCTCTGGACTTctaagagggagggaggctgaggaGGCTGGCTGACTAGTGGCCCTTTGGCCAGCTTCCTCAGTCTATCAGCACCTGCTGTGTAGTGAACAGAGCCTTCTtgatttcattctcctttcctccaaaAGAGCCTCTTTCCCCCAGCTACCTACATACCACAACAGCCTCAGGGGGCTACAAATCTTAGGTTGACCCCTGTGACTACAATTTCCCATGAAGCCAGCAAGTTCCTTCTGTTGATTCTGGTTTCTCTGTTGTCTTTGAGGAAGGCAAGGTTCCTATTTTAGTGTCTTCTAACAATTACATATAGAAGTGGAGTCCTCAAGAAACAATATTTATAAGAGCTACTACTCTGTTAAACAACTGCTCTCCTGAGAttccttgatttaaaaacaaagtgctGTTTCTTCCCATTCGACCCCATTCTCAATTCCCTACTTCCCAGGCCCCCCCTACATAGTTcgaaggaaaataaagaacatgaAGCCACCCAAGTAAAATGGGACAAAGATAGTTTCTCGGTTTCTCTTCAGCTCCAGCCGAGGATCAGAGAAGCAAGGTGAGCCTAAGTCAGAGACCACAGGCGTAAGCAGTTGACAAACCATGCTGGAGGCCAGGTTACAGAATCAGTTCACTCCTCCAAGCAGTGGGACTGAGGCAGCACAAACCAAGCCCCCTTCTGCTGCAGCTGAGCCCAGGCTATAGGGAATAGTATACCCCAGTGATGTAATACACTGCCCTTCATTCCACCAGCTCAGGCCACCCAAAGTAAGGCAGGTGATCTCTGAGCCCCAGTGGCTTTAATGACACCTCCTTCCAGAGCAAGACTGGTGCTGCCATGGACCTGGCCATGTGACTGATATAAGTGTTACAGGAAAAGCCTAAACCTCAGAGCCCACGCCCCTTAACACTGTGCAAGTGCTGCAGCCCTGCCAATGAGCAGCAGAGATGAAGCCAGGGAGATGCAGGGGGACATTTAATTTACACAGCAGCCACTTGGGGCCCAGTCAGAGCTGGGGCAGTTGGGGGGATCTATAACCAGagggcacccccaccccttcccttgaAGACCAGTCCTCACAGACACTTAGATGGGGCTCCCTGGGTTATGCAGAGGATGCTCCAGTTAAAAGGAGATTTGGAAATAAGGCTGTCCCCAAAGTTGGGGGAAGTCCGTGGCCTGGAGATGGTTGCCTATATCGCGGCCCAGGGGTCTGAGAGACCAGTCCATATCCTGGGCACAGTCCTCGGCCTGGTGACCCTAAAGGAAGCCCTCACGGCGGAACTGTTCCTGGAGAAGGGCGCGGTACTGGTCAAACCCCCCCTCGACCCGGGTGACGCCGCCGCCTTCGCACACCCACAACTCCCGGCACACCAACCGGATGAAGCGCTCATCATGGGATACCAATATCACACCGCCCTGAAAGAGAGGAGACCAGGAGGCACTCAGGGGGGCCCTAAGGGGTGATGACACTTGGGGAGGAGCAGGCAGCATGAAGGCACACTCACCCTGAAATTGTTGAGAGCACGGCCCAGAGCCTCAATCGTCTCCATATCCaggtggtttgtgggttcatccAGAATGTAGAAGTTGGGGCTAGAAGGCAGTACCCAGGAAGGTGGGTAGTTATTGGGGttgggagaaaaatgaaccctcTGATACGAAGGCAAGAGAAACATTTTCTACTTGGCTAGAGGGGTAGAGGGGTAGAGGGGTAGAGGGGTAGAGGGGTAGGGGGTAGAGGGGTAGAGGGGAAGGCAAGAGCTCACCAGGGCATGGTCATCTGAGCAAAGGCTACCCGACTCTTCTGGCCCCCAGACAAGCTGGCAACAGGGCGCACGGCCAGTTCTCCAGAGATGCCATACCGGCCCAGCTGGTGACGATACTCCTCCTCAGGCCGCCCTGGAATAGGCCTCACTCCATCAAGTGGATTCTTGACCCAACTTTCTCTCTTCGCCCTCCCCTCAGCCCTACCTCCAAATGCCCATGTCCTTATACTTAGACTCGGGGCTCACTGCTCATTACCCCACCCCAAGATGGGCCTAGCCGTAGGGGTCACCTCCTTTCCGGACTCAAATCCCTAAGGTACCGGGAAACTTGCGTGCCAGCAGTTCCACGGCACTGACATTCAGGTCCAGCTGCTCCACATGGTGCTGGCTGAAATAGCCAATCTTCAGATTCCTACAGGCAGAAACAAAGGTGGAAAGAGGGGATGGAAGGCAATGACCATAAACGAGTGTAGCTACAGTATATGAGCAGTTTGGAATTGGGGGCTTTACCTGTGAGCATGTCTGATGCCCCGGACAGGGGCCAGGTCCCCCATAAGCAGCTTCAGCATGGTAGACTTACCAGCACCATTCTCCCCAACCTGTAAAAAGAACCCCGAGAATGTTCAAGAGTGGACATGTGTGAGACACTGAAGGGAAGGAGATGAGAACTGGTTCTGACCAATGACTCCTTCAACAAcgaaaaaaatattaaggaactCTACAGAAAGATGAAAGAGCTAGTAAAGATATAAAGGGAACTGACACCTGAATACCTACTAAGTGCAGGGGATTTAATCCTGCCAATAACTGAGTGACGTAGGTGTTATCTCCACTTCGTAACCAAGCTAGCAACAGGTAGAGTCAAGACCTGAAATCTGATCTCTCTTCCATGTTCCATGGTTTGAGAAAACTCAGAGCTAAGACTAGTAAGATAAAGTCTTGTTCTAAGTATTCATAAAATACCACAACCAGGCTTCCTATCTCTGCAAGGAAGTATAGCAAAGCCCTTGGCCCAGGCCAATCCCTGCTCCTGTATACCACTTCCTTTTGCAGCCAGATGATCTGGGCCAATCCACACTACGTGAAGGGGTGGCAGAGTCCCAGctcacagaacagagaaacagcaACCATACCACACAAATGCGGGACTCGAGATCAGCAGAGACGGATAGACGGCTGAAGACGACATGCTTAGGATCATAGTAGAAATCCACCTCATCTAGTTGTAGAACTGGTGGTGAGAACTTCTCAAACCCATCAGGGAACCTGCAGGAGGTGGTGGTGAGGAACACAGAGGTGGCCAGAAACAAGAGCTCCCCACCAGCCCCTTGGCCCAGCACTCACTTCATCACCACCTCCAACTCCTTGTCCACAGGTTTCAGCTCCGGTCtgaggagagagggggcaggcAAACTAAATTTATGgcttaaaaaaatgactttgttCTTACTACACAAATAATAGATGTTCAgggaaaacctagaaaaaaactCGCAATTCTACCATCCAGACCCCATTCTTATTTTAGAGTACCTTCTTCCAGTTCACAATATCCCTTTCAGGAGATTTTTGGCCTTCCAGTTAATACATTGTGATAAATATTTCATGTCACAAAAACCTAAGCCTTTGATGTTAGACTTCCTTCCACCACCGGCACTTCTAGAAAGGTTGCTATTAGATTAACCCCCCAATGTTCAACATTGTTAGTCATTAAAGAAAtccaagtcaaaaccacagtgagctgtCGCTCACACCCACTACGatggccaaaattaaaaagacagataataagtgttggcaaggatgtggagaaattggaaccctcatacattgctggtagaaatataaaatggtacagctgctttagaaaacagcttggcagttcctcaaaaagttaaacatagaattatcttgtaacccagcaattctactccgaggcatatacccaagagaatagaaaacatatgtccatacgaaaacttgtacacaaatgtttagaGCACtgttattcataagagccaaaaaacagaaacacttccAATACCCCTCAACTGATGAATCAATGAACAAAATGCTGTATATCCTTATAATGAAATACTACCTAGCCATTAAAAGGCAGgcaatactgatacatgctacaacacgaatgagcctcaaaaacattacgttaagtgaaataagccagacacaaaatgtcACCTGTTAcaggatttcatttatataaaatatccagaataagcaaatatattagagacagaaaagaaattcGTGGTTGCCTAGGACTGTGGGGACAACACTAATTTACAACAGCAGTGTAAAATTCTCTGCTTTCCTGTTGGAGAGGAGATTAAAGTTGGTTTCTAGAAAAGGGGAGACCTAGAATGGGAAGGCAAGGGGTACCCtgcaaaatgagggaaaaaattaaGGGAATAAGAGTCAGGGCCTAATCGAGGGAATAAGAGTCAGGGCCTAATCGATGAGGTGGATTTCTACTGTACTCACAGCTTCTCCAGCATCTTGAGTTTACTCTGCACTTGAGAAGCTCTGTTGGCGTTGTAGCGAAATCGGTCAATGAAAACCTGTGGGTGGATGAGTGCAGACACTGGTCAGGCTCCCTCATCCCTGAAAACTCTAATACCCATGGGCCCCTAGCCCTGTCTGCCCCTATACCTGGATATGCTGGCGATACTGCTGTTGTGCCTCATATTCACGCTGCTGGTTGAGCAGCCGCTCTTGCTTGCTCTTGATGAAGGTCTCAAAGTCTCCCCGGTAGCCATCTAGCCGCTGGCTATGCAGGTGGATGATGTCTGTGGCTATGGCATTCAGGAAGTTGCGGTCATGGGAGACAACCAGGATTGTAGAGGGCCATGTCTGAGGGGTCACAGGATGGCAGGCCCAGTTTGGGAGGGAAATCAACTTccagcaccccccacctccccaccagtGTCTTAGAGGCAGACCTTCCTTAGACCTACTCCAGCACCTATAGCCACTCACTTGCAGGTAATTCTCCAGCCACAGGATGGCCCTTACATCCAGCATGTTTGTGGGTTCTGGAAAAGTTGGGGAGGACACATTTGGGATTGAAGGGCTAGAGAACTTGGATGCTGCCATCCTTCCTCACCCCAAAGTCAGGGTGCCCATTTTAAACTCACCATCCAACAGCAGAAGATCTGGCCTATAGAAAAGAATGCAAGCCTTGAGGTTTTAGGTCAGCAGTTCACGACCTCCCATGAACCAAGGCCAATCCTCCACAGTATCCATGGGCCCCTTCAGGCCCAGGAGACTCACCTAGCAAACAGGGCCCGGGCCAGGGCCAGTCTCATCCTCCAACCACCTGAGAACTCCCTAAAGAAACACAGATCACATCAGCTGTAGGTGTTCACCAGGACAGGTAGAGACAGAGCCAACAGTGTTCGTAACCAAGAATGGCAAGGGCCACTCACCGGGTGGGCTGCTGCTGCATTTTAGGGGTAAAGCCAAGCCCAGCAAGAATGACTGATGCCCTAGAAGTGAGGAAATTAAAGAACCCCGTTGGAACAGGTAACGAAATGGAAAGGTAAAAtctgaaggagggaaggggaattTTAAATACCTGGCAGGTGCCTTGTCGGCCTCAATCTCCTCCAGTTTGGCATATATTTCTGCCAACTGTGCAGCTTCTGAGCCCTCAGCCCTGGAGTGGGAATGGGAGGAAGAGCACTCAGCCTGAATGCAGGTAGTCTTGGGGGAATGTCCTGCACCCTATGTAGCTGAAAAGCAGGTCACCGACTGCCTTGTTGCCAGGACAGGAACAGAGGACAGGAAGAACCTGCTCAAGACAGTGAGGGCAGTGGGCACTGTGGAAGGAACGGGGCTTTACAGCCCCACAGAGCCAAGTTCTAAGCTCTGCTGCTTCCTAGGATGGGCATGCAAGTTATGGATTGTGGTAGTATGACAGGCACTCTGTGAAGAACTGTGGCTGCTGGTTATTACCTATTCTGGAGCCTTTACCTGCCAGTGGCAATCTGGGCGCTGAGCTCCCGCTCCCTCCGCAGAAGGTCCTCTCTCACGGTGTCACTCTCTAGCACACTCTGAAGGGCAGGGGTGTCATCTCCAGCAACCTCCTGTTCCACGTGCAGCAGGGAAATGTGGGCTGGAACCCGCAGGCTCCGAGTGGCCAACATCTTCAGGAGTGTTGTCTTCCCCAGCCCATTTCGGCCCACCAGTCCATAGCGGCGGCCCCATGCCAGGTTCACATCTGCTCCAGCCAACAGTACCCTGCAGGGGtagcaggaagaaaacaaagggtgCTGCTGCTCTAGAAACAGGTATGCAGCAAGTTTAACAACACAAACCTAGCGTTATTTTAAGCCCCATTCCATCTGTCCAAATTCTCCtttaattggaaaaagaaaaaacgtCACCCCCCACTGCCACTCCCTCACCTATCGCCAAAAGACACATCAAAGTTCTCAATTCGAACATCATAGGATTTGTTCTTGCCAGATGATTCCAACCGACTCTCCTTTCTGCTGCCTGCCTGGCTGGCTGATGCCTCCTCCAAGACTctttcaaaggaagaaatggatggCTTTTAGCACTCCCAGCCACCCTTCCATCCCAATAGAGACTGCTCTATTCTCTTCTCAGCCCTTCTTACTAAACTCACAGAGGGCTGCTGGTCTTGAGTGTGTCCTTCTCTGAGCGCTTCTCCTGCTTTGCCTTCAGTCGAGCCTCAGCCTTCTCTAGCTTCTTTGCATTCACTGTCTGAAGGTCCAAACACAACCATTTCAGGCTAGGTTGTAGCCTCAGAAACAACATCTTAAGTTACCCTGCTCTCAGGGAAAGACTTTATCAGAAATTCCCCAAAAAGATACTCCAGTATTTAAAGACAGTCAATGCTCACCCTTGCTCACCCTCAGCCCCCaccctttcttccccctcctcaccGAGGACTGTTCCCTCTTTAGCAGTCCTGGAAGTTTGGTGCCACAGTCTGTAAGCGATAAGAAAAGCAGTCACCTTctccctgagggaagggaaactaaCATTTTGAGTAATTAATATGAATGAGACACAGacatagacatttaaagaaaagcctTACAATCCCAGAAACAGCTGTCATCCCCCCActtttcaacaaaacaaaaccaaaaaaacacctTCCAGATTGACAATAGAGAGACTGAGGCAGATAAGTAACTCCTAAAAGGTCATGCAACTGGTTAGAAAAGTCACAAAATTGGGAAGTAAACCCAAGTCTGTCTAGTTACAAGGCCCATATTCTTCCTACCCTACCTAAGAGTTTGGAGACCTGTCCAATCCTACTCCCTTCATCAATGGCCTCTTTTGCCCTCAGAAAAGACATTAACTAGCTTCTACAACCTTTTCCTGTGGAAAAGGGGTACCAGGAGTCCTGGGCTCTAGGGGACAGCGGGCTGGGTAGGGGGTGAAGACTGAGACAAGGGCAGAGGGCAGCTAGTTCAATCTTCCCTCACTCTCACCGTAGTTTTCTGTTATCTTTGACAACTGGATGGGGGCGTCTAGTAGCACCTGGCTGTTTCCCTGGGTCTGTGGCTCAGCCCTTGACGGTAGAAACAGAAAGCGCAGAATTAGGAGCTGAATAAAAAGCTCTACGACCATCAGACCTTTCTTCCCTTACATCTCGTCTCCTCACCGTCCGCCCTCCTAtcacgcccccaccccccatcctgcCCCAAGATTCCCCGGCCCTGGCACTTACAGGCGCAGAGTGTTGTACATGCGCTGGCACACAGCCCTGATGCCCGCGTCATCCTTGCTGTCCCCGGACACCTCCTGCAACAGTTCCCCCACTGCTTCCACCAGGTCATCCACAGACTCGAAGTCCGCGCTGCCGCTGTGCAAGACGCCTTAGGCCGGGCGTGGCAGGTCGAGGAAGAGAGTGGGTACGGTAGACATACAAGCAGTTTTAGCCCCCGAACCACGGCCCCAGTCCGGGCTCCAGACCTAACCGGCTCTCGGGACAAGAGGTCACACAGAGGAGAGGCCTAGCAGCGGTCCCCGGCACTACCCGCCCTTAGTCTTTCCCCTAATGATTTCCATTTCCGATTCCCCAGCGCGTTGATTCGGTTCCGCTCACCCGTCACGTAGTCGAAGACCTGTCCGTCAATTTCAGGGAACTCGCTCCGCAGGATTTCAGCGCAAGTCGCCATGTTCCAGTAGGGCTCCCGTCCGCGCAGGCGCCGTTAGACCTCAGCCAAGACCCGCCTCCGGCCGGTCTCCCAAAAGCTCACCCCTCCTCCCAAAGCGCATGCCTAGTAGTGACGTAAGAAAAGCGCAGAGCACTCGGAATCCGGTGGACTAGGTGATCTGGGATGGAGGAACCGTGCGCAAGCGCCGCTCAGAGGCTACGCTAGAACTGCTCTCTCTGCGCTTGCGCAACGCGGTTTCCACTGAAAAATTAGCCACATGTGCGGTTCTCGCTGCCTTCTGGGAGGTGGAGCTACGGGAGGCGGCGGGGTAGGGTGCAAGGAAGCTCGCAGTTTATCTGGACTCGAGACACCGATGGTCCGGTGGGAGGGACCCTTCTGACAGACGAGGGGTTGATAATGTACGCGGACCTCGCCCGAGTCTCTGCGTTCCCCTGAGGCGCGTCTACCGCAGCGCGCCCAGCCGGGTCCATTTTGGAGCCCACCGAGAGGTTTGCTGACTCACTCGTTCCCGAGCTTTCAGAAGTCCCTGCACAGTAATGTACAGCCCACAGGTTTTGTTCCGGTCCCCAGGTCCTACGGGCTTCTGGTATCAGCCCGGTGGCCAGCCCGCCCAGGACCAGCATTCCGTTCTCTCACCTGACAGCTCAGCAGTACTACGCGAATTATTTTCACTCGGTCCTAACCTCACCACAGGGCACAAGATCTCTCTCCACCAAAGGGCAAGAAAACCAGATCGACAAAAGGCTGTGCAAATTCAATGGTATTTATTCCCTACCTACACCCAAAGCGTACTGCTCTCCATCAGGAAGCTCAGTAAATGACTGTAAAAAGCTACTTCCTCTCACTGATTTCCTCAGAAGTTAAGACTATTT contains these protein-coding regions:
- the ABCF3 gene encoding ATP-binding cassette sub-family F member 3, which encodes MATCAEILRSEFPEIDGQVFDYVTGVLHSGSADFESVDDLVEAVGELLQEVSGDSKDDAGIRAVCQRMYNTLRLAEPQTQGNSQVLLDAPIQLSKITENYDCGTKLPGLLKREQSSTVNAKKLEKAEARLKAKQEKRSEKDTLKTSSPLVLEEASASQAGSRKESRLESSGKNKSYDVRIENFDVSFGDRVLLAGADVNLAWGRRYGLVGRNGLGKTTLLKMLATRSLRVPAHISLLHVEQEVAGDDTPALQSVLESDTVREDLLRRERELSAQIATGRAEGSEAAQLAEIYAKLEEIEADKAPARASVILAGLGFTPKMQQQPTREFSGGWRMRLALARALFARPDLLLLDEPTNMLDVRAILWLENYLQTWPSTILVVSHDRNFLNAIATDIIHLHSQRLDGYRGDFETFIKSKQERLLNQQREYEAQQQYRQHIQVFIDRFRYNANRASQVQSKLKMLEKLPELKPVDKELEVVMKFPDGFEKFSPPVLQLDEVDFYYDPKHVVFSRLSVSADLESRICVVGENGAGKSTMLKLLMGDLAPVRGIRHAHRNLKIGYFSQHHVEQLDLNVSAVELLARKFPGRPEEEYRHQLGRYGISGELAVRPVASLSGGQKSRVAFAQMTMPCPNFYILDEPTNHLDMETIEALGRALNNFRGGVILVSHDERFIRLVCRELWVCEGGGVTRVEGGFDQYRALLQEQFRREGFL